One genomic window of Bartonella sp. HY038 includes the following:
- a CDS encoding LapA family protein has translation MTFKRIIAAIILIPLAIIVVAFMVANRAAATLALNPFDSTTWHFTLPFFIWLFLFLIIGMIIGGFAVWFEQHKYRKALHECQNELAAQKAKNRNQDLDIAVKS, from the coding sequence ATGACTTTTAAACGCATCATAGCAGCAATTATCCTTATTCCATTAGCCATTATTGTTGTGGCCTTTATGGTTGCCAATCGAGCTGCCGCCACATTGGCGCTTAACCCTTTTGATAGCACTACTTGGCATTTTACTTTGCCATTTTTTATCTGGCTATTTTTGTTCTTAATTATCGGTATGATCATTGGTGGGTTTGCAGTTTGGTTTGAACAGCATAAATACCGCAAAGCCTTGCATGAATGCCAAAATGAATTAGCAGCACAAAAGGCAAAAAATCGCAATCAGGATCTCGATATTGCTGTTAAGTCATAA
- a CDS encoding LptA/OstA family protein translates to MLNICTRYHLGRLALIVGCLFTLAPTAMAQQANFGLNLSGGKEPIKIDADNLEMRDKEGLAVFTGNVTVIQGDRLLKAGKMIVYYAKPDGTKPQQAASGGLGSSGIEKMEVSNKVYIKQGTQIATGDQGAFNGKTNVMILTGSNVVLTDGDNVATGCKLTAHMDSGKAFLESCSSQQKKGRVSVIMNRAE, encoded by the coding sequence ATGCTGAATATTTGCACTCGTTATCACCTGGGTCGTTTGGCTCTAATTGTGGGATGTCTTTTTACGCTTGCGCCGACTGCAATGGCGCAGCAAGCTAATTTTGGTCTTAATCTGTCCGGTGGCAAAGAACCTATAAAGATTGATGCTGACAACCTTGAAATGCGCGACAAAGAAGGCCTTGCTGTATTTACTGGCAATGTCACGGTTATCCAAGGTGATCGCTTGCTTAAAGCAGGTAAAATGATTGTCTATTACGCTAAGCCCGATGGTACAAAGCCACAGCAAGCAGCAAGCGGTGGACTTGGATCGAGCGGGATTGAAAAAATGGAAGTGTCAAACAAGGTCTATATTAAGCAAGGCACGCAAATCGCGACGGGTGATCAAGGTGCTTTTAATGGTAAAACCAATGTTATGATTTTAACAGGTAGCAATGTTGTTTTAACCGATGGTGATAATGTTGCGACCGGTTGTAAATTAACTGCTCATATGGATAGCGGTAAGGCTTTTCTTGAAAGCTGTTCCAGTCAACAGAAAAAAGGCCGTGTCTCTGTTATCATGAACCGCGCGGAATAA
- the pgk gene encoding phosphoglycerate kinase has product MAFKTLDDVDVKSKRVLLRVDLNVPVSDGKVSDVTRIERVKRTITELSDHGAKVILLAHFGRPKGKVVSEDSLKQIISAVEGVLGQKVAFADDCIGEQAKKAVDTMKDGDVLLLENTRFHAGEEKNDPEFVKALAANGDIYVNDAFSAAHRAHASTEGLAHVLPAYAGRAMQGELEALEKGLGQPKKPVVAIVGGAKVSTKIDLLNNLIDKVDALVIGGGMANTFLAAQGYSVAKSLCEHELGDTARAIMVKAEKQNCAIILPIDAVVASRFEANADHHNYGIDAIPAGGMILDAGDNSIERINAVIDEASTVVWNGPLGAFELTPFDHATVEVAKRVAERTKQGKLVSVAGGGDTVSALNHAGVADKFTYISTAGGAFLEWMEGKPLPGVIALEK; this is encoded by the coding sequence GTGGCATTTAAAACTTTAGATGATGTTGATGTAAAATCAAAACGCGTTCTCTTGCGCGTCGATTTGAATGTACCTGTAAGTGATGGCAAGGTAAGTGATGTTACCCGTATTGAGCGGGTTAAACGCACGATAACCGAACTATCTGACCATGGTGCAAAAGTGATTTTGCTTGCTCATTTTGGTCGTCCCAAAGGTAAAGTCGTTTCTGAAGATTCCTTGAAACAGATTATTTCTGCCGTTGAAGGTGTTTTAGGACAAAAAGTTGCTTTTGCAGATGATTGCATTGGCGAGCAAGCTAAAAAAGCCGTAGATACAATGAAAGATGGCGATGTTCTTTTGCTTGAAAATACCCGCTTTCATGCCGGTGAAGAAAAAAACGATCCTGAATTTGTTAAAGCTTTGGCAGCTAATGGCGATATTTACGTCAATGATGCGTTTTCCGCCGCTCACCGTGCCCATGCTTCCACTGAAGGTCTTGCCCATGTCTTGCCAGCCTATGCGGGCCGCGCAATGCAGGGCGAATTGGAAGCCTTGGAAAAAGGTTTGGGGCAACCTAAAAAGCCAGTTGTCGCAATTGTTGGTGGAGCCAAGGTTTCAACCAAGATTGACCTTTTGAACAATCTTATTGATAAGGTTGATGCGTTGGTTATTGGCGGCGGTATGGCCAATACATTTTTGGCAGCCCAAGGCTATAGCGTCGCAAAATCTCTTTGCGAACATGAACTGGGTGATACGGCGCGTGCTATTATGGTTAAGGCCGAAAAGCAAAATTGTGCGATTATTCTACCGATTGATGCGGTTGTTGCAAGTCGGTTTGAAGCTAATGCTGACCATCACAATTACGGCATTGATGCAATACCAGCAGGCGGCATGATTTTGGATGCTGGCGATAATTCGATTGAGCGTATCAATGCGGTTATTGATGAAGCCTCCACCGTGGTGTGGAATGGCCCACTTGGTGCGTTTGAATTAACGCCTTTTGATCATGCAACCGTTGAAGTTGCAAAACGCGTTGCCGAGCGTACGAAACAAGGCAAGCTTGTTTCAGTGGCTGGCGGCGGCGATACAGTGTCAGCACTTAATCATGCTGGCGTTGCTGATAAGTTTACCTATATTTCAACCGCTGGCGGAGCTTTCCTTGAATGGATGGAAGGCAAGCCGCTTCCAGGTGTTATTGCGCTAGAAAAATAA
- a CDS encoding RNA methyltransferase: MMNNSRPRTGQVKEITSLANPIIKDLKALSLKKFRDREGIFIAEGLKLVIDALEQGWQIRTLVFAKSGLGNPAIEKVAARTVASGGLVIEANDKVITSITRRENPQTVIGVFEQKWQPLDQLKAGRDDLYIALDRVRDPGNLGTIIRTADAVGARGIVLIGDTTDAYSLETVRATMGSIFSVPLYRAKEPEFLNWRKSFNGDIIGTHLKGSVDYRTISYKKGPIMLMMGNEQQGLPDSLAQSCDKLARIPQAGRADSLNLAVATAVMLYEMRRNVLVLDERIA, encoded by the coding sequence ATGATGAATAATTCAAGACCAAGAACCGGACAAGTAAAAGAAATTACCAGCCTTGCCAATCCAATTATCAAGGATTTAAAAGCGCTTTCTTTGAAAAAATTCCGCGACCGTGAAGGTATTTTTATAGCTGAAGGCTTGAAACTGGTTATTGATGCGCTTGAACAGGGTTGGCAAATTCGCACATTGGTATTTGCAAAATCTGGGCTTGGTAATCCAGCGATTGAAAAAGTGGCAGCACGCACCGTTGCAAGTGGCGGACTTGTTATTGAAGCAAATGACAAGGTTATAACATCAATTACGCGGCGCGAAAATCCGCAAACGGTTATTGGTGTTTTTGAACAAAAATGGCAGCCATTAGATCAGTTGAAAGCTGGCCGTGATGATCTCTATATTGCTCTTGACCGTGTCCGCGATCCTGGCAATCTTGGCACAATTATTCGTACTGCCGATGCAGTTGGGGCACGTGGTATCGTCTTAATTGGTGATACAACCGATGCTTATTCTTTGGAGACAGTGCGTGCGACTATGGGATCAATTTTCTCAGTACCGCTTTATCGTGCTAAAGAGCCAGAATTTCTTAATTGGCGCAAAAGCTTTAATGGCGACATTATCGGCACCCATTTAAAAGGCTCGGTGGATTATCGCACTATTTCCTATAAAAAGGGGCCAATCATGTTAATGATGGGCAATGAGCAACAAGGATTGCCCGACAGTCTTGCTCAAAGCTGCGATAAGCTTGCACGTATCCCACAAGCAGGACGTGCAGATTCGTTAAATCTTGCGGTGGCAACGGCGGTGATGCTTTATGAAATGCGCCGCAATGTTTTGGTATTGGATGAGCGTATAGCATGA
- the lspA gene encoding signal peptidase II, with translation MKKSALWGGIIFVAILVALDQVIKHLVVTHMELYQAIDVLPFLKLFYTQNTGIAFSMLASFHDWGLIALTIVVIIFVIFLWLKGDKNKQLANIGYLLVLGGAFGNLIDRVRFHYVVDYILVYAYGWSFAVFNAADAFITIGAVLIILNELFGSKPVKKT, from the coding sequence ATGAAGAAATCAGCATTATGGGGCGGGATAATTTTTGTCGCCATTTTAGTCGCGCTTGATCAAGTGATAAAACATCTTGTCGTCACCCATATGGAGCTTTATCAAGCTATTGATGTTTTGCCGTTTTTAAAGCTTTTTTACACGCAAAATACCGGTATTGCTTTTTCAATGTTGGCATCTTTCCATGATTGGGGGCTTATTGCCTTAACTATTGTGGTTATTATTTTCGTTATATTTTTATGGCTGAAGGGCGATAAGAATAAACAGCTCGCTAATATTGGTTATTTGCTGGTGCTCGGTGGTGCCTTTGGCAATTTAATCGACCGTGTGCGTTTTCATTACGTGGTGGATTATATTCTTGTTTATGCCTATGGCTGGTCTTTTGCAGTTTTTAACGCCGCAGATGCTTTTATCACCATTGGCGCTGTGCTGATTATTCTCAATGAATTATTTGGTTCAAAACCAGTTAAAAAGACTTAA
- the gap gene encoding type I glyceraldehyde-3-phosphate dehydrogenase has product MAVRVAINGFGRIGRNVLRAIIESGRTDIEVVAINDLGPVETNAHLLRYDSVHGRFPGTVTVAGDTIDAGRGPIKVYAVRDPKELPWAENNVDIALECTGIFTARDKAAMHLEAGAKRVLVSAPADGADLTVVYGVNHDKLTADHKVVSNASCTTNCLAPVAKVLNDAIGIEKGFMTTIHSYTGDQPTLDTMHKDLYRARAAALSMIPTSTGAAKAVGLVLPELKGLLDGVAIRVPTPNVSVVDLTFIAKRATSVEEINDLIRNAANGQLKGILGFTDEKLVSHDFNHDPHSSVFHTDQTKVMEGTMCRILTWYDNEWGFSNRMSDTAVALAKTI; this is encoded by the coding sequence ATGGCAGTACGTGTAGCTATTAATGGATTTGGCCGTATCGGACGCAATGTTTTGCGTGCAATTATCGAAAGCGGTCGTACCGACATCGAAGTTGTTGCCATTAATGATCTAGGTCCAGTTGAAACAAATGCCCATCTTCTCCGTTACGATTCTGTGCATGGTCGTTTTCCTGGTACTGTGACTGTTGCCGGCGATACAATTGATGCTGGTCGTGGCCCAATCAAGGTTTATGCCGTTCGTGACCCAAAAGAACTGCCTTGGGCTGAAAACAATGTTGATATCGCTCTTGAATGCACTGGTATTTTCACTGCACGCGATAAAGCTGCTATGCATCTTGAAGCTGGCGCAAAGCGCGTTCTTGTTTCGGCTCCTGCTGATGGTGCTGATCTTACGGTTGTTTATGGTGTAAACCATGATAAGCTAACAGCAGATCATAAGGTGGTTTCTAATGCATCTTGCACCACCAATTGCTTGGCACCTGTTGCTAAAGTGTTGAATGATGCAATCGGCATTGAAAAGGGTTTCATGACCACCATCCATTCTTATACGGGTGATCAGCCAACCTTGGACACAATGCATAAGGATCTTTATCGCGCTCGTGCGGCTGCCTTGTCAATGATCCCAACCTCAACTGGTGCTGCTAAGGCTGTTGGTCTTGTATTGCCTGAACTTAAAGGTTTACTTGATGGCGTTGCTATTCGCGTACCAACCCCTAATGTTTCTGTAGTGGACCTTACTTTCATTGCTAAACGTGCGACATCAGTTGAAGAAATCAATGATCTCATCCGTAATGCAGCCAACGGTCAGCTTAAGGGTATTTTGGGCTTTACTGATGAAAAATTGGTAAGCCATGATTTCAATCATGATCCACATTCTTCAGTGTTCCACACCGATCAGACCAAGGTAATGGAAGGTACAATGTGCCGTATTCTTACTTGGTATGATAATGAATGGGGCTTCTCAAACCGTATGAGTGATACAGCTGTTGCTTTGGCAAAGACCATTTAA
- the lptC gene encoding LPS export ABC transporter periplasmic protein LptC → MDDRQNSDSSIFSTSVKKDSVFLAAMKHSSRVKFIKILLPIIAVMIAAVFAWFTFFAARPTADVVALNTDGNDKLVMTSPKIEGYSKSQKPYSFNASRAVQDPLKPGLIELEDITAKMPLGERAEAEVSAIGGIYDSINSRMVLEKPFTVTTSDGVNASFKSADINIETSQLTTNEPVEIIRDREHLTADSLSIKENGQVFIFNGRVQLVIAPQEADNKTQ, encoded by the coding sequence GTGGACGATCGTCAAAATAGCGATAGCAGTATTTTTTCAACAAGTGTCAAAAAGGATAGTGTCTTTTTGGCAGCTATGAAGCATTCCAGTAGGGTAAAATTTATTAAAATTCTTTTACCGATTATTGCTGTGATGATTGCTGCGGTTTTTGCATGGTTTACATTTTTTGCCGCCCGCCCAACAGCGGATGTTGTTGCGCTTAATACTGATGGCAACGACAAACTTGTCATGACTAGCCCAAAAATTGAAGGCTATTCAAAAAGCCAAAAGCCTTACTCATTCAATGCTAGTCGCGCAGTGCAAGATCCACTAAAACCGGGCCTGATTGAGCTTGAAGATATTACCGCTAAAATGCCACTTGGCGAACGGGCCGAAGCTGAGGTATCTGCCATTGGTGGGATTTATGATAGTATTAATAGTCGTATGGTGCTTGAAAAACCTTTTACGGTTACAACCAGTGATGGTGTCAATGCTAGTTTTAAGTCAGCGGATATCAACATTGAAACAAGCCAATTAACCACAAATGAACCAGTGGAAATAATTCGCGACAGAGAACATTTGACGGCTGATAGTTTAAGTATTAAAGAAAATGGACAGGTCTTTATATTCAACGGCAGAGTCCAACTGGTTATTGCGCCGCAAGAAGCAGATAATAAAACACAATAA
- a CDS encoding integration host factor subunit beta: MIKSELVQIIASRNPHLFQRDVENIVSTVFNEISDALAEGNRVELRGFGAFSVKNRPSRVGRNPRTGDAVEVEEKWVPFFKTGKELRDRLNSEDE; encoded by the coding sequence GTGATAAAATCGGAACTCGTGCAAATCATTGCCAGCCGTAACCCGCATCTTTTCCAGCGCGATGTTGAAAACATTGTCAGCACAGTGTTTAACGAAATTTCCGATGCCTTGGCTGAAGGAAACCGCGTCGAACTAAGAGGCTTTGGTGCTTTTTCCGTAAAAAATCGCCCATCACGTGTGGGGCGCAATCCGCGTACCGGCGACGCTGTTGAAGTTGAAGAAAAATGGGTTCCATTTTTTAAAACTGGTAAAGAATTACGCGACCGTTTGAATAGCGAAGACGAATGA
- a CDS encoding class I SAM-dependent methyltransferase, with translation MAKVEGERPLGSAPLILETLADNDYALLDSGHGLKLERYGPYKIIRPEGQALWQPSLDIKEWEQADAIFTGNTDEEGLGRWNFPKTPLGETWPMAWNDMPFLGRFTSFRHVGVFPEQDAHWRFMEQQIIDAKRPVKVLNLFGYTGVASLIAARAGAEVTHVDASKKAIGWARENQEVAGLNDKPIRWICEDAMKFVEREARRGKTYDIILLDPPAYGRGPHGEVWQLFDHLPQMVAGCRDILSDRPLAVVLTAYSIRASFYAIHELMRDRFRGLKGEVQSGELILREEQAKRALSTSLFSRWIA, from the coding sequence ATTGCCAAGGTGGAAGGTGAGCGACCATTAGGAAGTGCACCGCTTATTCTTGAAACCCTTGCCGATAATGATTACGCATTGCTGGATAGTGGCCATGGTTTAAAGCTTGAGCGTTATGGTCCTTATAAAATTATCCGCCCCGAAGGCCAAGCCCTTTGGCAGCCAAGCCTTGATATCAAGGAATGGGAACAAGCAGACGCCATTTTTACCGGCAATACCGATGAAGAAGGTTTGGGGCGGTGGAATTTTCCCAAAACCCCACTTGGTGAAACCTGGCCCATGGCATGGAATGATATGCCATTTTTAGGCCGTTTCACCTCATTTCGCCATGTTGGTGTTTTTCCTGAACAAGATGCCCATTGGCGTTTTATGGAACAGCAGATTATTGATGCTAAACGGCCAGTAAAAGTGCTTAATCTATTTGGTTATACGGGGGTTGCCTCATTAATTGCCGCACGCGCCGGCGCTGAGGTTACTCATGTCGATGCGTCAAAAAAAGCCATTGGTTGGGCACGCGAAAATCAAGAAGTTGCCGGTCTTAATGACAAGCCAATCCGTTGGATTTGTGAAGATGCGATGAAATTTGTTGAGCGTGAAGCACGGCGCGGCAAGACCTATGATATTATATTGCTCGATCCACCGGCCTATGGCCGTGGGCCACATGGCGAGGTTTGGCAATTATTTGACCATTTACCGCAAATGGTTGCTGGTTGTCGCGATATTTTATCTGATAGACCTTTGGCTGTCGTACTCACTGCCTATTCCATCCGTGCGTCATTTTATGCGATTCATGAATTAATGCGCGACCGTTTTCGCGGCCTTAAAGGCGAAGTTCAATCAGGTGAGCTTATTTTACGTGAAGAACAGGCAAAACGCGCCCTATCAACCTCATTATTTAGCCGTTGGATTGCATGA
- a CDS encoding class I fructose-bisphosphate aldolase produces the protein MSERIADIAKKLVATGKGILAADESNSTIKKRFDAIHLESTEENRRDYREMLFSDKDAMENYISGVILYDETIRQKASNGQMLTDLIKAAGSIPGIKVDEGAKPLALFANETITEGLDGLRNRLQEYYQLGARFAKWRAVIAIDSKSLPSRGAVLQNAQALARYAALCQENNIVPIVEPEVLMDGVPGDHSIERCYEVTKFVLQQVFIALNDANIALDGMILKPNMIIDGKNARKASVEDVALKTVQCLKETVPASVAGIAFLSGGQGDVEATAHLNAMNAIGNLPWPLSFSYGRALQAAAIKAWDGKAQNVFAGQNAFTHRAKMNSLASLGKWSEAAESDK, from the coding sequence ATGAGCGAACGTATAGCCGATATTGCCAAAAAATTGGTGGCCACTGGCAAGGGTATTCTTGCGGCCGATGAAAGCAACAGCACAATTAAAAAACGCTTTGATGCTATTCATCTTGAATCAACAGAAGAAAATCGCCGTGACTATCGCGAAATGTTATTTTCGGACAAAGATGCGATGGAAAATTATATTTCTGGCGTTATTCTTTATGATGAAACTATTCGTCAAAAGGCTTCAAATGGCCAAATGTTGACCGATCTCATCAAGGCAGCAGGATCAATTCCTGGCATCAAGGTGGATGAGGGGGCAAAGCCACTCGCACTTTTTGCTAATGAAACGATTACCGAAGGGCTGGATGGTTTACGCAATCGCTTGCAAGAATATTATCAATTGGGCGCGCGCTTTGCCAAATGGCGAGCGGTAATTGCTATAGATAGCAAAAGCCTACCAAGCCGTGGAGCAGTGTTACAAAATGCACAAGCTTTGGCACGCTATGCAGCACTTTGCCAAGAAAATAATATAGTACCAATCGTCGAGCCAGAAGTGCTCATGGATGGCGTGCCGGGGGATCACTCGATTGAACGCTGCTATGAAGTAACCAAATTTGTACTTCAACAAGTTTTCATCGCTTTAAATGACGCAAATATTGCCTTAGATGGTATGATATTAAAACCTAATATGATTATTGATGGCAAAAACGCCCGCAAGGCATCGGTTGAAGATGTTGCGCTAAAAACCGTGCAGTGTCTTAAAGAAACCGTGCCAGCGAGCGTTGCAGGTATTGCGTTTTTATCAGGCGGGCAGGGTGACGTTGAGGCAACAGCCCATCTTAATGCCATGAATGCAATTGGAAATTTACCTTGGCCACTTAGTTTTTCGTATGGTCGCGCTTTGCAAGCAGCAGCAATTAAAGCTTGGGATGGAAAGGCGCAAAATGTGTTTGCTGGTCAAAACGCCTTTACCCACCGCGCCAAAATGAACTCCCTTGCTTCATTGGGTAAGTGGAGTGAAGCAGCTGAAAGTGATAAATAA
- a CDS encoding GNAT family N-acetyltransferase, with product MNIITRKMVLADCKHVAPLLQKNAQSNHGGLFGEYPLKKVEGMFKTSLNTVIAQESDKVAGVVFSFSVSSESLPPVAKKIVELYPNLTQDDWFYGPVCIDENYRGQGLLAKLCDKICSLNTGKPIAFINLDNIASLKAHEKIGFSEAGRFKLDNVDWLVLVKEDPFQE from the coding sequence ATGAATATTATTACACGTAAAATGGTCCTTGCAGATTGCAAGCATGTGGCACCATTATTGCAAAAAAATGCCCAATCCAATCATGGTGGGCTTTTTGGCGAATATCCGCTAAAAAAAGTTGAAGGCATGTTCAAAACTAGTCTTAACACAGTTATTGCGCAAGAAAGTGATAAGGTTGCCGGTGTTGTTTTTAGTTTCTCGGTAAGTTCTGAAAGCTTGCCACCTGTTGCTAAAAAAATTGTAGAGCTTTATCCTAATTTAACCCAAGATGATTGGTTCTACGGTCCTGTTTGTATTGACGAAAATTATCGTGGCCAAGGACTTCTTGCCAAATTATGCGACAAGATTTGCTCTTTAAATACGGGAAAGCCTATAGCATTTATTAATCTTGACAATATTGCGTCATTAAAAGCCCACGAAAAGATAGGTTTTAGTGAAGCAGGACGTTTCAAATTGGACAATGTTGATTGGCTTGTATTGGTAAAAGAGGATCCTTTCCAAGAGTAA